The window TCGTGATGGCTCCCCTGGACGGAGTGGCGCTTGATTATTTCAGATCGCAAGGGATTGAATGTGTTGTCATGCCTCCTCCCGGCATGCTGGGTCGTTATGGAGGAGAGGCACTTCGAAATAGTCTGTTGGGCCGGATTAAATCGGCTGTTGATCTGTTTTTTTATAATGTACGGCTGGCCCGCTTTTTTAAGAGCCGACAAATAAATGTGGTGTATGCTAATTGTGTGCGGGCCATGCTGAGTGTAGGTGTTGGGGCACGGCTTGCCGGTATTCCTTCTTTGCTTTATGTGAAGGGAGAACTGGCTAACCCCTTTATCGATCGTGTCTGTTTTATTTTAGCCTCCAAAATTCTTTTTTTCTGCGCCAAAAACAGGGATGATCGATATCCTTATCTGGTGAAATGGTATAAAAAGAAAATTCAGATTTTAGAAATTGGTTTGGATCCTGCTACTATATCCCAGGTTGAAAATAAGGATAACTCGGGTCTGGCTAAAGAGCTCGATATCAACTCCGGTTTTCTTAATACAGTTGTTCTGGCGCAGCTGTATCGTCCTAAAGGACAACATCTTGCCATTTTAGCCCTGGCACAACTGGTAAAAGATTTTCCTCGTGCGCGTTTATACTTTGTAGGCGATCATGTTATTGA is drawn from bacterium and contains these coding sequences:
- a CDS encoding glycosyltransferase family 4 protein, producing MNKKEDPIKIIFYEPYPMGMGGNFLTQKMILERLDRRFFTPIVMAPLDGVALDYFRSQGIECVVMPPPGMLGRYGGEALRNSLLGRIKSAVDLFFYNVRLARFFKSRQINVVYANCVRAMLSVGVGARLAGIPSLLYVKGELANPFIDRVCFILASKILFFCAKNRDDRYPYLVKWYKKKIQILEIGLDPATISQVENKDNSGLAKELDINSGFLNTVVLAQLYRPKGQHLAILALAQLVKDFPRARLYFVGDHVIEEYRAYKNELEDLIKKHGLLEHVRFTGWRKDALNIASLADIVLHPSLAEGFGRAVLEAMALGKPVVASAVGGLREAIKDGENGFLIAPGDVDALAARWRLLLSDEKIRAKLGEEARRSVFADYLIDDKVKRLSEIWRVMGKKTICVE